The genomic window CAATAGTTGTGGGTTGCTCTGGTGTTGGATTTTCTTTGTTGTCAAATGCATATAATAAGCATAACAACAATACCAGTGGAAATAACTTTATATGTTTGTTCATTTTATATTTTATTAATGAATTAAGAACCATCCTCTATAACTCCTTAAAATTTATGGCTGGTTATGGTAACAGCCATCGTTGCCCCAAGTGCCTTGCTCAAAAAAGGATGAAGCCTCTACCCACATAGCCCAGTTGGAAGTGTTATTGGGTGCGAAAACATGGATGTCCCATTTAACACCGCAGGCGTCGGTAAACCTGAAAACTTTTTCTCGTCGTAACAGGCCTGCCTGTAAATTGCCTACATAGGCAACTTTTATGTCATGGTTTTTGATTTTTGCAACCGCATCAACTGAGGTAACATGCACCTCTTTTTTTATTTTTAAATCGTTAGCCGAAGCATTAAAACCGATTACGGTGCAGATTAGTGCAATAAATATGTGTTTCATAATTGTTGTTTTTTAAATATTACAAAAGTTAAGATGCCTATAAGCACCCGTATTGTGGGTTGTCAAGGGATCCAACTATTACTTCATCATTAAAATAGTTCCAAGCGGTGTGCCATAGTGACGCATTTGAAGCATTATCAGATCCTGATACATAAACACGCCATTGTTTCCCACAAGCGTCGGTAAATACAAAGCTCATCTGCCTGCGGAACAAGCCAAGCTGGTCATTTGCAATCTTTCCAGTCTCAACTTTATTAGCCTGTGGCAAATTTTTTACAACAATATTTGCCAGGTTCGGTTGTGCAACAGGTAATCTTAAATCTTTTGCGTAAGCGCCAGTACCTAGTACTGCGAATGCGAGTGCGAATAATAATTTTTTCATTTTCGTTAAAATTTTTAATAATCTAAGTAAGGTAAAGGATGGTCTAAATTCATTTTGTTAATATAAAATTCAGTACAAAAATCCCAAACCCAAACAGCCAATCCATATCCGAATGTTAAGTGCAAATATTCGTAGTGTTTCATCTCATATTCGAAATAATTAAACTCATCATTTTATAATATTGATTGTTTAACTACGGATATCAGATTAAGTCCAACGAATATTTACCGGTAGTTTCTAATCCGTTATCTATTGTTACTTTTAAAAAAGTTTTACCTTAAATGCTTTCGCCGCTTAGCTAAAAAATAATGAGCTTAAAAATAAATATTGCTGTTTCTATAATTTCCATATGCATTGTCTCATCCTGTAGGCCAAAAAAAACGCCGAAAAGCGATATTAAAAACGAACAGGTTAATACCGTTACAGAAAAGGATTACCTGCAAAAAATATTCGATTTGGACACCCTGCCAACCGGTAAGGGTAAAACGGCTATTATCCTAAA from Flavobacterium sp. W4I14 includes these protein-coding regions:
- a CDS encoding hypothetical protein (product_source=Hypo-rule applied; cleavage_site_network=SignalP-noTM) is translated as MKKLLFALAFAVLGTGAYAKDLRLPVAQPNLANIVVKNLPQANKVETGKIANDQLGLFRRQMSFVFTDACGKQWRVYVSGSDNASNASLWHTAWNYFNDEVIVGSLDNPQYGCL
- a CDS encoding hypothetical protein (product_source=Hypo-rule applied; cath_funfam=3.50.50.60), producing the protein MKHIFIALICTVIGFNASANDLKIKKEVHVTSVDAVAKIKNHDIKVAYVGNLQAGLLRREKVFRFTDACGVKWDIHVFAPNNTSNWAMWVEASSFFEQGTWGNDGCYHNQP